From Weissella diestrammenae, a single genomic window includes:
- a CDS encoding retron Ec67 family RNA-directed DNA polymerase/endonuclease, with amino-acid sequence MNLNEVNDVVDLARVLHYPSRKIKKILYRDRVDNQYFEFSLAKKSGGSRLINVPNEVLADLQNCILIELKRYMNNHDIKFSRVSQAYQKDREKGIYRNARIHRGRKYVINVDLEDFFPSIHFGRVVGFFEKNNKFKFTHRCAILLAQLVCYKGYLPQGASTSPLISNLICHTLDIHILKIAKKYHLRYSRFADDLTFSTNDDEISTEEQMHNFIKELTRQIGRDGFKVNWKKMRIAGPDVRHTVTGLVNNKIVKVKKEYYKNTRAMVNQLFYTHRFIIDGVKYNIENDESKKGGIKKLEGRLAFIDDINRRNNIEYLDDITKKAMTRVQNPKRYDKFSAFERMYRQFLFFKNFWQRNTPLIVTEGKTDVLHLKEAIKNSDILLPNISFFKPSSRFDFFLGIGFDGASKMDKFINLYIKENSFENLSIKFRKIDDIKKENDLFGLSGESKPVILLFDHEFADLESPINMFINNLSKDRTYRHIESKKIEELEKYESEKQNSNAIKKFLKKKLNENGFIHLVDNLYVLVIKKDVPSINEKYAIEGLYPIEVVNNVFGLGVLETYADNNFENVLSKNDFSKIIRHKPAEIFRGFRPTLSCIEEILKDSENRNN; translated from the coding sequence ATGAATTTGAATGAAGTGAATGATGTCGTCGATTTGGCTCGAGTTTTACATTATCCAAGTCGAAAAATTAAAAAAATATTGTACAGAGATAGGGTGGATAATCAATATTTTGAGTTTAGTTTGGCGAAGAAAAGCGGTGGCAGTAGATTAATCAACGTCCCAAATGAAGTTTTGGCAGATTTACAAAATTGTATTCTTATAGAATTGAAAAGATATATGAACAATCATGATATTAAATTTTCTAGGGTTTCACAGGCATATCAAAAAGATCGAGAAAAAGGAATATATAGAAACGCTCGTATCCATCGAGGTAGAAAATATGTTATAAATGTTGATTTAGAAGATTTTTTCCCATCTATTCATTTTGGTAGAGTAGTTGGTTTCTTTGAGAAGAATAACAAGTTTAAGTTCACGCATAGATGTGCGATATTGCTAGCACAGCTAGTTTGTTACAAAGGTTATCTACCTCAAGGAGCATCTACGTCGCCGCTTATTTCAAATTTAATTTGTCATACATTGGATATTCATATTCTTAAAATAGCAAAAAAATATCATTTGCGATATTCAAGATTTGCTGATGATTTAACTTTTTCAACTAATGATGATGAAATCTCAACTGAAGAGCAAATGCATAATTTTATTAAGGAATTAACACGACAAATTGGAAGAGATGGTTTCAAAGTTAATTGGAAAAAGATGCGTATTGCTGGACCGGACGTAAGACATACTGTGACCGGTCTGGTGAATAATAAAATAGTAAAAGTAAAAAAAGAATATTATAAAAATACGAGAGCAATGGTGAATCAATTGTTTTATACACATAGATTCATAATTGATGGAGTCAAGTATAATATTGAAAATGATGAATCAAAAAAAGGCGGCATCAAAAAACTTGAGGGAAGGCTCGCATTCATAGATGATATTAATCGAAGAAATAATATTGAATATTTAGACGATATCACAAAGAAAGCGATGACTCGTGTTCAAAATCCGAAAAGATATGACAAATTTTCTGCATTTGAAAGAATGTATAGACAGTTTCTATTTTTTAAAAATTTTTGGCAACGAAATACACCTTTAATAGTTACAGAAGGAAAGACAGATGTTCTTCATCTAAAAGAAGCAATAAAAAATTCTGATATTCTATTGCCAAATATCTCTTTCTTCAAACCATCATCTCGATTTGATTTTTTTCTAGGAATAGGGTTTGATGGTGCATCGAAGATGGATAAATTCATTAATCTTTACATTAAAGAAAATAGTTTTGAAAATTTATCAATTAAATTTAGAAAAATTGATGATATAAAAAAAGAAAACGATCTGTTTGGATTATCTGGAGAATCAAAACCAGTGATTTTATTATTTGATCATGAATTCGCAGACCTGGAAAGTCCAATAAATATGTTTATCAATAATCTGTCTAAAGACAGAACTTATAGACATATTGAGTCAAAAAAAATTGAGGAATTGGAAAAATATGAGTCGGAAAAACAAAATTCAAATGCGATTAAAAAGTTTCTGAAGAAAAAATTGAATGAAAATGGATTTATTCATTTAGTAGATAATTTATATGTTTTAGTTATAAAAAAAGATGTTCCGAGTATAAATGAAAAATATGCAATAGAAGGATTATATCCAATCGAAGTTGTGAATAATGTTTTTGGATTAGGGGTACTTGAAACGTACGCAGATAATAATTTTGAGAATGTGCTAAGTAAGAACGATTTTTCAAAAATCATTAGACATAAACCTGCTGAAATTTTTAGAGGTTTTAGGCCTACGTTAAGTTGTATTGAAGAAATACTTAAAGATTCAGAAAATCGAAATAATTAA
- a CDS encoding MrcB family domain-containing protein, with the protein MNIQETLLDVMNNYSTWKNLSFQENQPQSIKSKSLKNAFNTEYWSTNYRIKGSVGQFKNWATIPWIGIFDKDITLGASSGFYIVYLFSSDMKRVYLSLNQGWSYYEKNIELNDNPEANVSNVSDYWRENLTTPRLDINISADPISLINNQELVNTRLPKGYELGNIFSIEYKKESYSITRIVKLNERAEFFEIRGNELLSEFDLTPINFEISLKKR; encoded by the coding sequence ATGAATATACAAGAAACACTATTGGACGTGATGAATAACTATTCTACATGGAAAAATTTGTCTTTTCAGGAAAATCAACCTCAATCTATTAAATCTAAATCACTAAAGAATGCATTTAATACGGAATACTGGTCAACTAATTATCGAATCAAGGGCTCCGTTGGACAATTTAAAAATTGGGCAACTATACCTTGGATAGGAATATTTGATAAAGATATTACTTTGGGTGCTTCGAGCGGCTTCTATATTGTCTACCTATTCTCTTCTGACATGAAAAGAGTGTATCTTTCTCTAAATCAGGGATGGAGTTACTATGAAAAAAATATAGAGTTAAATGATAATCCTGAAGCCAATGTTAGTAATGTTTCCGATTACTGGCGTGAAAATTTGACAACTCCAAGGCTAGACATAAACATTTCAGCTGATCCAATCAGTTTAATTAATAACCAAGAATTAGTTAATACACGTTTACCTAAAGGATATGAATTAGGTAATATATTCAGTATCGAGTATAAAAAGGAAAGCTATTCGATCACTAGGATTGTTAAGTTAAATGAGCGTGCTGAATTTTTCGAAATTAGAGGTAACGAGCTTCTTAGTGAATTCGATTTAACTCCTATTAATTTCGAGATTAGTTTAAAAAAGCGTTAG
- a CDS encoding GH25 family lysozyme, whose protein sequence is MAEADYAVAAAQQAGLPVGAVLVADVENANQMAMGSAMQPVVQAFKDEVMRVGGYRSTGYSMASHINVTPDGDKAWVASYPYEPVASQNWFNTEHGWQWTSKAAFASSLGVFDVSQLYDDFFTSGQDVSDKPAPSVPNDSAIQQFKNVGNKFTTNANIRVDAVKFVKGIWQMVNYSLAGAKSDGSDFDWTKNGIPMSLVTRVDGGDNWHTNAGAVVRFNQPMNAGTIDNYDYESNGTGIGYGGFGMVWYDANCLLAA, encoded by the coding sequence ATCGCTGAAGCAGATTATGCAGTTGCAGCTGCACAGCAGGCTGGGTTACCTGTTGGTGCCGTATTAGTTGCTGACGTTGAGAATGCCAACCAAATGGCAATGGGTAGCGCCATGCAACCTGTTGTTCAGGCGTTCAAAGATGAAGTGATGCGCGTCGGTGGGTACCGTTCAACCGGTTATTCTATGGCTTCGCACATCAATGTCACACCAGATGGTGATAAAGCTTGGGTAGCTTCATATCCATATGAACCAGTAGCAAGTCAAAACTGGTTTAACACCGAGCATGGTTGGCAATGGACATCTAAGGCTGCATTTGCCAGCTCATTAGGTGTGTTCGACGTCTCACAACTGTATGATGATTTCTTCACTTCTGGTCAAGATGTTAGTGATAAACCTGCGCCATCCGTTCCAAATGATTCAGCAATTCAACAATTTAAGAATGTCGGCAATAAGTTTACAACTAACGCCAATATTCGAGTTGACGCTGTGAAATTTGTGAAAGGTATCTGGCAGATGGTTAACTACTCATTAGCTGGTGCAAAGTCAGACGGTTCTGATTTTGACTGGACTAAGAATGGTATTCCTATGTCATTAGTTACACGTGTAGACGGTGGTGACAATTGGCACACGAATGCTGGGGCAGTTGTACGTTTCAACCAACCTATGAACGCTGGAACGATTGATAATTATGATTATGAATCTAATGGCACAGGTATTGGTTATGGAGGGTTTGGTATGGTTTGGTACGACGCAAATTGTTTATTAGCAGCATAA
- a CDS encoding site-specific DNA-methyltransferase — translation MSLKKLNKYYLANEDKKMIDSKIMEITKSILKDFGNTYFSEKGALRRNKVIEDLDAYTPMLMKVLLADELIHSTYTEKLTINGESIEIFKLNQFIEMFTYKEYWQDSYTKFENKIGLTAGGKFIDETADVVLDFPFKDTVLKAGMTKEDQKDTDEPFLHETIAKAEIDQLLEPKVFVNATKYDEEHLDGEAISDFDDDNLIIKGNNLITLHSLNAIYAGKVQLIYLDPPYNTGQDGFAYNDKYNRSSWLTFMFNRLQIAKKLLSDDGSIFINIDYHEVHYLKVLMDNIFGEQYFKNNIVWNYTGPSGSNKFLPRKHDDILYYGKGYNTKYHIQFIKHKSGIHNSGQVFGNKDSSESYKSETEAKGKKLEDWWDDIYSTDRYRKELLNFSGQKPEKLIQRIINIATDENDIVLDFFMGTATTQAVAMKMNRRFIGIEQMDYIKTVSVERLKKVIAGEQGGISKDVNWQGGGAFIYAELMEKNQGYLKDVQHTETAKQLDAVINRMIAGSADFDFRVDVEKMMQDPEFQVMTLVEKKQLMIKVIDKNQLYYAYSDMEDRDVQDLMSKSDISFNKSFYKERDL, via the coding sequence ATGAGTTTGAAGAAATTAAACAAATATTATCTAGCAAACGAGGATAAAAAAATGATTGATTCAAAAATTATGGAGATAACAAAATCTATTTTAAAAGATTTTGGGAATACTTATTTTTCAGAAAAAGGTGCTTTGAGGCGTAATAAAGTGATAGAAGACCTTGATGCATATACACCAATGTTGATGAAAGTATTATTAGCAGATGAACTAATTCATAGCACATATACAGAAAAACTTACAATAAATGGTGAAAGTATAGAAATTTTTAAGCTCAACCAGTTTATTGAAATGTTTACCTATAAAGAGTATTGGCAAGATAGCTACACGAAATTCGAAAACAAAATTGGACTTACTGCGGGTGGTAAGTTTATTGATGAGACTGCTGATGTTGTGTTAGATTTTCCCTTCAAAGATACCGTTTTAAAAGCTGGTATGACGAAAGAAGATCAAAAAGATACTGATGAACCTTTTTTGCATGAAACGATCGCTAAAGCTGAAATTGACCAATTATTGGAACCCAAAGTATTTGTTAATGCTACTAAGTATGACGAAGAACATTTAGATGGTGAAGCTATCAGTGACTTTGATGATGATAATTTAATTATCAAAGGAAATAACTTGATCACTCTTCATAGTTTGAACGCGATTTATGCGGGTAAAGTCCAATTAATATATTTGGACCCACCCTATAACACAGGTCAAGATGGCTTTGCATATAATGATAAATATAATCGCTCAAGCTGGTTAACTTTTATGTTTAATCGTCTACAAATTGCAAAAAAGCTACTTTCTGATGACGGAAGTATATTTATTAACATTGACTATCACGAAGTTCATTATTTAAAAGTATTAATGGACAACATTTTCGGAGAACAGTATTTTAAGAATAATATTGTTTGGAATTATACAGGACCATCTGGTTCCAATAAATTTCTTCCACGTAAACATGATGATATTTTGTATTATGGCAAAGGTTATAATACTAAATATCATATTCAATTTATCAAACATAAAAGTGGAATTCATAATTCTGGGCAAGTTTTTGGGAATAAGGACAGTTCTGAAAGTTACAAATCAGAAACTGAGGCTAAAGGCAAGAAATTAGAAGATTGGTGGGATGATATATACTCCACTGACCGTTATAGAAAAGAATTATTAAATTTTTCTGGACAAAAACCAGAAAAATTAATTCAAAGAATTATAAATATTGCCACTGATGAGAATGATATAGTGTTAGATTTTTTTATGGGTACTGCAACAACACAGGCAGTCGCCATGAAGATGAACCGTCGCTTTATCGGGATTGAACAGATGGATTACATTAAGACTGTTTCTGTGGAGCGCCTCAAAAAGGTGATTGCTGGAGAACAAGGTGGGATCTCTAAAGATGTTAATTGGCAAGGTGGTGGCGCATTTATCTATGCTGAATTGATGGAAAAGAATCAAGGATATCTCAAAGATGTCCAACATACAGAAACGGCTAAACAATTAGATGCAGTCATTAATCGCATGATTGCTGGTAGTGCTGACTTTGACTTCCGAGTTGATGTTGAAAAGATGATGCAAGATCCTGAATTCCAAGTGATGACATTAGTCGAAAAAAAGCAGCTGATGATCAAAGTCATTGATAAGAATCAGTTGTATTACGCTTATAGTGATATGGAAGACCGTGACGTACAAGATTTGATGTCTAAGAGTGACATTTCTTTCAACAAGAGTTTCTATAAGGAGCGTGATCTGTAA
- a CDS encoding DEAD/DEAH box helicase family protein encodes MAKKKARELVLPIIHEIRDYSSDFLKNDEHRHSFIYPDYIKRNLKHQLRDYQKHSLYNLNYTQKDDNVASRFSQLLFHMATGSGKTDVMAADILYFYQEFGYQNFLFVVNTNAVIAKTRENMLNAQSPKYLFAQPLSIDGVIIELREVTRFPTKSEPGVIYLRLTTIQTLANELNTPRENGLTYEDLAKQKLIILADEAHHFSAGTKSKTDQKNKAWEYVLDRIRQSNKENRQLEFTATIDLNNDFIYEKYRDKVAFQYDLQQFQDAGYSKKIARLQANAADDEKMLNAVLLSQYRKHMARQAGVPDFKPVILFKSNKIDISKAARDQFLTIIDQLTVESLSLFITNQIKTTQSSTLRQAFKYYQTTDLGSLVRELQRDFQSLNTINVNDTSSNGILGDLNDLRNLNTLEELNNPFRVIFAVAKLSEGWDVLNLYDIVRIGEQPITTTQTNSEAQLIGRGARYNPFAYEGTTSFTRRFDHSTPELQILESLHYHTINDKKYIENLTKSFEAMQLQVEDDKDFDILTTTVKDSFKKSPVYQHGKLYYNEVEDVPENEYDGLVKYGVPVAELPTVNIETATLEATAFDTQQVGGVNETRLVKVDDALVKKAMARNPFFRFNTMKKYMPTLQSVSEFMHDLHWLGQIKEIQATVSTGSEKSLDRETQLLVVGRYLDYIQRMLIMNYKRQRGTNKFVALPIKDAVQDYQKRIPINHTGTGISEIIQAYDYRKAPWFVYNDAIVDKLERSLIELIQGYIDVLQNQYKDVYLIRSDERNTQLKLHEFVGEVSHYAGFLPDFVLYLANESYIYQIYIEPKGTQLLEQDQWKEDLLTSISPDSVDVIGENSQVKLYGVKFYVSGDARQVRQSISKFTS; translated from the coding sequence ATGGCGAAAAAGAAAGCACGAGAACTCGTCTTACCAATTATTCATGAGATTCGAGATTATAGCAGTGACTTTTTAAAAAATGATGAACATAGACATTCATTTATTTATCCAGACTATATTAAACGCAATCTTAAGCATCAGTTACGTGATTATCAAAAGCATTCCCTATACAATTTGAATTACACACAAAAGGATGACAATGTTGCTAGTCGTTTTAGTCAATTGTTATTCCATATGGCAACCGGGTCCGGAAAAACAGATGTGATGGCAGCTGACATATTGTATTTTTATCAGGAATTTGGCTATCAGAATTTTCTATTTGTCGTTAATACAAATGCGGTTATTGCTAAGACGCGCGAAAATATGCTTAATGCGCAATCACCGAAATATCTTTTTGCGCAGCCCTTAAGCATTGATGGCGTAATAATTGAGTTACGTGAGGTTACACGTTTCCCAACGAAGAGTGAACCAGGGGTGATTTACTTACGTTTGACGACCATTCAAACTTTAGCAAATGAGTTAAATACACCGCGAGAAAACGGATTGACGTATGAAGACTTGGCGAAACAGAAACTTATTATATTAGCTGATGAAGCACACCATTTTTCAGCAGGTACAAAAAGTAAGACTGATCAAAAAAATAAAGCGTGGGAGTACGTTTTAGACCGTATTCGGCAATCTAATAAGGAAAATCGTCAGTTAGAGTTTACAGCTACAATCGATTTAAACAATGATTTCATATACGAGAAATATCGCGACAAAGTGGCTTTTCAGTATGACCTACAACAGTTTCAGGATGCCGGTTATTCTAAAAAAATTGCGAGGTTACAAGCCAATGCTGCTGATGATGAAAAAATGCTTAATGCTGTGCTATTATCTCAATATCGTAAGCATATGGCTCGTCAAGCTGGCGTTCCAGATTTTAAACCAGTAATTTTATTTAAATCGAACAAAATTGATATATCAAAAGCAGCTCGCGATCAATTTTTAACCATTATTGATCAATTAACTGTTGAATCCTTATCTCTATTTATTACTAATCAAATAAAAACCACGCAATCATCGACATTGCGGCAAGCATTCAAATACTATCAAACGACTGATTTGGGAAGCTTAGTACGGGAATTACAACGTGATTTTCAGTCATTAAATACGATTAATGTCAATGATACAAGTAGTAATGGTATTTTGGGAGATCTTAATGATTTGCGTAATTTGAATACTTTAGAGGAACTAAACAATCCATTTAGAGTTATTTTTGCGGTGGCTAAGCTTTCTGAAGGTTGGGATGTGTTGAATCTTTATGATATCGTCAGGATTGGTGAACAACCAATTACAACTACACAGACCAATAGCGAAGCGCAATTAATCGGTCGAGGTGCACGATATAATCCCTTTGCCTATGAAGGGACAACTTCGTTTACACGAAGGTTTGATCACAGTACACCAGAATTGCAAATATTAGAATCGTTGCATTATCACACTATTAATGATAAAAAATATATTGAAAATTTGACGAAGTCGTTTGAGGCTATGCAGTTGCAAGTTGAAGATGATAAAGACTTTGATATTTTGACGACAACGGTTAAAGATTCGTTTAAAAAATCACCTGTGTATCAACATGGTAAGTTGTACTATAACGAAGTCGAGGATGTCCCAGAAAATGAATACGATGGCTTGGTAAAATATGGTGTACCTGTTGCTGAACTTCCTACTGTTAATATTGAGACGGCAACCTTAGAAGCAACGGCTTTTGATACGCAACAAGTTGGTGGTGTAAATGAGACGCGTCTTGTTAAGGTAGATGACGCCCTAGTGAAGAAGGCCATGGCACGTAATCCTTTTTTCAGATTTAATACTATGAAAAAATACATGCCTACGCTTCAATCTGTTTCCGAATTCATGCATGATTTGCATTGGTTAGGACAAATAAAGGAAATACAAGCGACTGTATCAACTGGTTCAGAGAAATCACTTGATAGAGAGACACAGCTACTAGTAGTTGGAAGATATCTTGACTATATTCAGCGAATGTTAATTATGAACTATAAACGACAACGTGGAACTAATAAATTTGTTGCGTTGCCAATCAAAGACGCAGTACAGGATTACCAAAAACGTATACCTATTAATCATACTGGAACAGGTATTAGTGAAATTATTCAAGCATATGACTATAGAAAGGCACCTTGGTTTGTATATAATGATGCAATCGTGGATAAACTAGAACGCAGTTTAATTGAGCTAATCCAAGGTTATATTGATGTACTGCAAAACCAGTACAAAGACGTCTATTTAATTCGTAGCGATGAGCGTAATACTCAATTGAAACTACATGAATTCGTTGGAGAGGTGTCTCATTACGCTGGTTTCTTGCCAGACTTCGTCTTATATTTGGCTAATGAATCTTATATCTACCAAATTTATATAGAGCCTAAAGGTACTCAATTACTTGAACAAGATCAGTGGAAAGAAGACCTGCTAACCAGTATTTCCCCTGACAGTGTTGATGTTATCGGTGAAAACAGTCAAGTTAAGTTATATGGTGTGAAATTTTATGTCTCAGGAGACGCTAGACAGGTACGGCAAAGTATCAGTAAATTCACATCATAA
- a CDS encoding GNAT family N-acetyltransferase: MIIRQANINDILGIASVHNESWKTTYKGIVDQVYLDGLKINDWIKSWENKINDKSMYILVVTNNDEVVGFMRIEINQEINKIASIYILKQYQGLGIGTEIFSKGLEYLRDKNMNSAYIDVLKENVATEFYKKQGAKKVSCKEIVIGNQRLEQETYVINF, from the coding sequence ATGATTATCAGACAAGCTAATATAAATGACATTTTAGGTATTGCAAGTGTGCATAATGAATCTTGGAAAACAACATATAAGGGGATTGTTGATCAAGTTTACCTAGATGGTTTGAAGATAAATGACTGGATTAAATCTTGGGAGAATAAGATTAATGATAAGTCTATGTATATTTTAGTAGTAACTAATAATGATGAAGTAGTTGGATTCATGAGAATTGAAATTAACCAAGAAATTAATAAAATAGCAAGTATATATATATTAAAACAATATCAAGGATTAGGGATAGGCACTGAGATATTTTCTAAAGGATTAGAATATTTGAGAGATAAAAATATGAATAGTGCCTACATTGATGTGCTAAAAGAAAATGTGGCTACTGAATTTTATAAAAAACAAGGAGCTAAAAAAGTCAGTTGTAAAGAAATAGTTATTGGAAATCAGAGATTAGAACAGGAAACATATGTAATCAATTTTTGA
- a CDS encoding type II toxin-antitoxin system death-on-curing family toxin translates to MNKRIKKKKNKFEFGDLQKLIDKKMPILIFYNTEEERDNVGEIIKSQIKHLKHADIVWNIVMSQKDDYGHEIFAGTVEFQIDNNNLVGSFWMLPQHKMNVDFLESLNTEAQKLFEEDGVLGMYGVKDSGVLESILNRSLYNSVLFGQETHPTIINKAANLWCEIAQRQAFHNGNKRTAMLAALSYLDVHGYRFSNHNVATVSGDNSILYEVTKRIANKELTITDIEKFIKNNVEMNFDFMIRYIEAFIK, encoded by the coding sequence ATGAACAAAAGAATTAAGAAGAAAAAAAATAAATTTGAGTTCGGTGACCTACAGAAATTGATAGATAAGAAAATGCCAATATTGATATTTTATAATACCGAAGAAGAACGTGATAATGTTGGTGAAATAATTAAAAGTCAGATTAAGCACTTGAAACATGCCGATATTGTTTGGAATATCGTTATGAGTCAAAAAGATGACTATGGTCACGAAATATTTGCTGGAACGGTTGAGTTTCAAATTGATAATAATAATCTTGTCGGCAGCTTTTGGATGTTACCCCAACATAAAATGAATGTGGATTTTCTTGAATCGTTAAATACAGAAGCACAAAAATTATTTGAAGAAGATGGAGTTTTGGGTATGTACGGGGTCAAGGACTCTGGAGTACTTGAATCTATATTAAATAGGAGTTTGTATAATTCAGTTTTATTTGGACAGGAAACCCATCCAACTATTATTAATAAGGCTGCAAATTTATGGTGTGAAATAGCACAGAGACAGGCATTTCATAACGGCAATAAAAGAACAGCAATGTTAGCAGCGCTAAGCTATTTAGATGTACATGGATATCGTTTTTCTAATCATAACGTAGCTACAGTTTCTGGTGACAATAGTATTCTTTATGAGGTAACAAAAAGAATTGCTAATAAGGAATTAACAATTACAGATATTGAAAAGTTTATTAAAAATAATGTTGAAATGAATTTTGATTTTATGATAAGATATATAGAAGCGTTTATAAAATAA
- a CDS encoding TMEM175 family protein gives MNKGRVEAFTDAVIAIVLTIMVLELKVPEGYTWHNLAESLPNFIAYLISFIYILVAWYNHHYMFGIANKITKKIFWANNLWMFTSSLFPVSTAWFGKYIMHWQPAIFYLIIYAIWLYAYLILSKAIASENDREIATMIYNMPVYKLLSSKYYFLIMLIAGLGVYVFPPIIFGLFVIQAPIVIRAISSESDQLFND, from the coding sequence ATGAATAAAGGTCGAGTTGAAGCATTTACAGATGCAGTTATCGCTATTGTTTTAACCATCATGGTATTAGAGTTAAAGGTTCCAGAAGGATATACATGGCATAATCTAGCAGAGTCACTGCCAAATTTTATTGCGTATCTCATTAGTTTTATTTATATTTTGGTTGCATGGTATAACCACCATTATATGTTTGGCATCGCAAATAAAATTACCAAGAAAATTTTCTGGGCAAATAATTTGTGGATGTTTACGTCGTCGTTATTTCCTGTTTCAACTGCCTGGTTTGGTAAATATATTATGCATTGGCAACCGGCAATCTTTTATTTAATTATTTATGCAATCTGGTTGTATGCATACTTGATTTTATCAAAAGCGATTGCAAGTGAGAATGACCGTGAAATCGCGACAATGATTTACAATATGCCAGTTTACAAATTACTATCGAGTAAATATTATTTCTTGATTATGTTAATCGCGGGATTGGGTGTATATGTATTCCCGCCAATTATTTTTGGCCTGTTTGTTATTCAAGCACCAATCGTAATTAGAGCTATTTCAAGTGAATCAGACCAATTATTTAATGATTAA
- a CDS encoding DUF2255 family protein, with translation MKTIGTLTYIWSVVTENNLYSRAGYGQNSRWYQAAKAQKSGRISIGGEEYVVDFEIISDKENEALMVAIDQAYIEKYDKKDHDSTQIMISKIPNGPRTATVRVIPAS, from the coding sequence ATGAAAACGATAGGTACTTTGACGTATATCTGGTCGGTTGTCACGGAGAATAATCTGTATAGTCGTGCTGGATATGGACAGAATTCTCGTTGGTATCAGGCTGCAAAAGCGCAAAAGTCCGGGAGAATAAGTATCGGTGGTGAAGAATACGTAGTTGATTTTGAGATAATTTCAGATAAGGAAAATGAAGCCTTGATGGTGGCGATAGATCAAGCTTATATTGAAAAATATGACAAAAAAGATCACGATTCAACGCAGATTATGATTAGTAAAATACCTAATGGACCACGTACAGCAACCGTTCGAGTGATTCCTGCATCATAG
- a CDS encoding ribonuclease G, with protein sequence MNPTPTSNIPVPDEIKGWNWGAFAFSWLWGIANKTYLPLLTLVPIFNIVWIFVVGAKGNEWAWQDGDTKDIATFKAIQDTWNRAGIAKLILVVFGIVVYILFLASFISAITSYYTYGY encoded by the coding sequence ATCAATCCTACCCCAACATCTAATATCCCAGTACCTGACGAAATTAAGGGCTGGAATTGGGGTGCTTTTGCATTTAGCTGGCTTTGGGGAATTGCCAATAAGACATATCTACCACTTTTGACGCTTGTCCCTATTTTTAATATCGTTTGGATTTTTGTCGTTGGTGCAAAAGGAAACGAATGGGCTTGGCAAGATGGCGACACAAAAGACATCGCAACCTTTAAGGCAATTCAAGACACCTGGAATCGTGCGGGAATCGCCAAATTAATCCTAGTCGTTTTCGGTATCGTCGTATATATTTTATTTTTAGCTTCATTTATTAGTGCCATCACTTCATATTACACATACGGATACTAA